One region of Victivallis lenta genomic DNA includes:
- a CDS encoding glycosyltransferase, with amino-acid sequence MISIVIPSRNNEKRIGRTLAGIFAQNRRDFEVLSCDDNSADRTPAILDYYPEIRRFRMPEGEHLPGEILNRVLPECRGDIVVVNHADACPLDADYLNELLKPLGAPGTAAAFAQQESRPDAPFEVWCDTMRRFSSGTPEFSFAGAAVRRELFDRIPVGASLPLAVAPEWARRAEEAGARIVYAPAARIEYSRPVNWSNLWDWNRLLGRCRAIALGELFPFRSFLRRFLRDTLADLRAVRDGRCYSALPGIVPWRFVQHYAYYRGNRAAAGNEGKTSC; translated from the coding sequence ATGATCAGCATCGTGATTCCTTCCCGCAACAACGAAAAACGAATCGGCCGCACGCTGGCCGGAATCTTCGCGCAGAACCGGCGCGACTTCGAAGTGCTTTCCTGCGACGACAACTCTGCCGACCGGACGCCGGCCATCCTCGACTACTACCCGGAAATCCGCCGCTTCCGGATGCCGGAAGGCGAACACCTGCCGGGTGAAATCCTGAACCGTGTCCTGCCGGAGTGCCGCGGCGATATCGTCGTCGTCAACCACGCCGATGCGTGTCCGCTCGACGCGGACTACCTGAACGAACTGCTGAAGCCGCTCGGGGCCCCCGGGACCGCGGCGGCTTTCGCCCAGCAGGAGAGCCGCCCGGATGCGCCGTTCGAGGTCTGGTGCGACACCATGCGCCGTTTCTCATCCGGAACGCCGGAGTTTTCCTTCGCCGGAGCCGCCGTCCGCCGGGAGCTTTTCGACCGGATTCCGGTCGGCGCCTCCCTGCCGCTCGCCGTGGCGCCGGAGTGGGCCCGCCGCGCCGAAGAAGCCGGAGCGCGAATCGTCTATGCGCCCGCCGCGCGAATCGAATACTCCCGGCCGGTCAACTGGAGCAACCTGTGGGACTGGAACCGTCTTCTCGGCCGCTGCCGGGCCATCGCACTGGGCGAACTGTTTCCGTTCCGGAGCTTTCTGCGCCGTTTTCTCCGCGACACGCTCGCGGACCTGCGTGCGGTCCGCGACGGCCGCTGCTACTCCGCCCTGCCCGGCATCGTGCCGTGGCGGTTCGTGCAACATTACGCTTATTACCGCGGCAATCGCGCTGCCGCCGGAAATGAAGGAAAAACATCATGCTGA
- the dnaJ gene encoding molecular chaperone DnaJ: protein MAQDFYQTLGVERNATTDDLKKAYRKLAIKYHPDKNPGDKAAEEKFKEVSLAYETLSDPEKRRQYDQFGHDAYTNSQRGGADPNFNAQDIFSQFFGGGGGGGGFSFEDLFGGGGGSRRRDPNGPVRGNDLRYDLEIDFEDAVYGCEKRITIPRLTECPDCSGSGCEPGTGRKSCTQCGGSGRINVSQGFFNIQQPCPKCDGTGQVIEKPCRTCHGQGRVRKEKSFSLRIQPGVDTGSQMRVAGKGEDGLRGGPAGDLYVVIHVRPSAVFERTENDLKCEVPIPFSAAVAGGTVEVPSLTGKTKMRVPAGTQSGTILRLKGKGVPSLRGGARGDLHVRVRVESPVGLTPEQLELLEKFNASLTPANLPKRKAFEERARNFLREVK, encoded by the coding sequence ATGGCTCAGGATTTTTATCAGACTTTGGGCGTGGAGAGAAACGCCACGACGGACGATCTGAAGAAAGCGTACCGCAAACTGGCCATCAAATATCATCCGGACAAGAATCCGGGCGATAAAGCGGCCGAAGAGAAGTTCAAAGAGGTTTCGCTCGCCTATGAGACGCTGAGCGACCCCGAAAAACGCCGCCAGTACGATCAGTTCGGGCATGACGCCTATACGAACAGCCAGCGCGGCGGCGCGGACCCGAACTTCAATGCGCAGGATATTTTCAGCCAGTTCTTCGGCGGCGGCGGTGGCGGCGGCGGTTTCTCGTTTGAAGACCTTTTCGGCGGCGGCGGCGGCAGCCGGCGGCGCGACCCGAACGGACCGGTGCGCGGCAACGACCTGCGTTACGATCTGGAAATTGATTTTGAAGACGCGGTATACGGCTGCGAGAAGCGGATCACGATTCCGCGCCTGACCGAATGCCCGGACTGCTCCGGCAGCGGCTGCGAACCCGGTACGGGCAGGAAGAGCTGCACGCAGTGCGGAGGCAGCGGAAGGATCAACGTCTCCCAGGGGTTCTTCAACATTCAGCAGCCGTGTCCGAAATGCGACGGAACCGGCCAGGTCATCGAGAAGCCGTGCCGCACCTGTCACGGCCAGGGCCGTGTCCGCAAGGAGAAATCGTTTTCGCTGCGGATTCAGCCCGGTGTCGATACCGGTTCCCAGATGCGTGTCGCCGGCAAGGGCGAAGACGGGCTGCGCGGCGGGCCGGCCGGAGACCTTTATGTTGTCATCCACGTCCGTCCGAGCGCCGTGTTCGAACGGACCGAGAACGATCTGAAGTGCGAAGTGCCGATTCCGTTCTCCGCCGCAGTCGCCGGCGGAACGGTCGAGGTGCCGAGCCTGACCGGAAAAACCAAGATGCGCGTTCCGGCCGGAACCCAGTCCGGCACGATCCTGCGGCTGAAAGGCAAGGGAGTGCCGTCGCTTCGCGGCGGCGCGCGCGGCGACCTGCATGTGCGTGTCCGTGTCGAAAGCCCGGTCGGGCTCACGCCCGAACAGCTTGAGCTGCTCGAAAAATTCAACGCCTCCCTGACGCCGGCGAATCTGCCGAAACGCAAGGCGTTCGAAGAGCGCGCCAGAAACTTCCTGCGGGAAGTCAAGTAG
- the smpB gene encoding SsrA-binding protein SmpB: MPRRNPEEPVLATNKKAFHDYNIIERFEAGIQLVGTEVKSCRAKSITMIDSYVTIRNGQAWLENLHIAPYGFGNRFNHEAKQKRRLLLHKNEILKLAQWVGTRGGTIIPLKVYLKQGLVKIEIAFCQGKSHGDKRDTLRKRQDDLEMRRAFKR, translated from the coding sequence ATGCCGAGACGGAATCCGGAAGAACCGGTCCTCGCGACCAATAAAAAAGCCTTTCATGATTATAATATCATCGAACGGTTTGAAGCCGGCATACAACTGGTCGGCACGGAGGTAAAAAGCTGCCGTGCGAAATCGATCACGATGATCGATTCGTACGTCACCATCCGGAACGGCCAGGCGTGGCTGGAGAACCTGCACATCGCCCCGTACGGCTTCGGCAACCGTTTCAACCACGAAGCCAAGCAGAAACGGCGGCTGCTGCTGCATAAGAATGAGATCCTGAAACTCGCGCAATGGGTAGGGACCAGGGGCGGAACCATCATTCCGCTCAAGGTCTACCTGAAACAGGGACTGGTCAAGATCGAAATCGCGTTCTGCCAGGGCAAAAGCCACGGCGATAAACGCGATACGCTCCGCAAACGCCAGGACGACCTCGAAATGCGCCGCGCCTTCAAGCGCTGA
- a CDS encoding glycosyltransferase family 4 protein, which translates to MLKTAQILRRFAFDEWGGTENSLWNSVFGLRSHNIDSQILSTTAMAPVEFEERGGIEIRRFPYYYPYWPLSEEDKHRLDRRGGNPVSLPLYRYLQSTDFDLLHVHSSGRIAGMVRAAAKQRKIPYIVSFHRGYLQTPEKERREMERPLRHTFSCGRFIELVYGWRRNFISDADGIVCVGEGEADFLRERWPNKRILRLPNGVDYERFATPVKTNVRKAFDIPPYRTLLLCVSRIDDQKNQKLLVRFVSTLTEEGENVHALLIGPPSTDYYLKELTELAKELQVDDRVTIVPGLGADDERLIAAYQDSDVFIMPSRDETFGIVVLEAWSAGLPVLASAVGGLKQLVRDGENGLLFEPDNLGSLLNAYRTLSRYGLKDKLAANARREAETRYSYNTMSSRLAEFYRESIEERNA; encoded by the coding sequence ATGCTGAAAACCGCTCAAATTCTAAGACGGTTCGCCTTCGATGAATGGGGCGGCACCGAAAACTCCCTCTGGAACAGCGTATTCGGGCTGCGAAGCCACAATATCGATTCGCAGATTCTCAGCACCACGGCGATGGCGCCGGTCGAGTTCGAAGAGCGCGGCGGCATCGAGATCCGGCGCTTCCCCTACTATTACCCGTACTGGCCGCTCTCGGAAGAGGACAAGCACCGGCTGGACCGCCGCGGCGGCAACCCGGTATCCCTTCCGCTCTACCGTTATCTGCAAAGCACGGATTTCGACCTGCTGCACGTGCACAGCTCGGGCCGGATCGCCGGAATGGTCCGCGCCGCCGCGAAGCAGAGAAAAATTCCGTACATCGTAAGTTTCCACCGCGGCTACCTGCAGACGCCGGAGAAGGAGCGCCGGGAAATGGAACGCCCGCTGCGTCACACCTTCTCCTGCGGCAGATTCATCGAGCTGGTCTACGGCTGGCGCCGGAATTTCATTTCCGACGCCGACGGCATCGTCTGCGTCGGCGAGGGAGAGGCTGACTTCCTCCGGGAAAGATGGCCGAACAAACGGATTCTGCGGCTGCCGAACGGCGTCGATTACGAACGTTTCGCAACTCCGGTCAAAACCAACGTCCGCAAGGCGTTCGACATTCCGCCCTACCGGACGCTGCTGCTCTGCGTCTCGCGCATCGACGATCAGAAGAATCAGAAGCTGCTCGTCCGGTTCGTTTCGACCCTGACCGAAGAGGGAGAAAACGTCCATGCCCTGCTGATCGGCCCCCCGAGCACCGACTACTATTTAAAGGAGCTGACCGAGCTTGCGAAGGAGCTGCAGGTCGACGACCGCGTCACCATCGTGCCGGGGCTGGGAGCGGACGACGAACGTCTTATCGCGGCTTACCAGGATTCGGACGTTTTCATCATGCCCTCGCGCGACGAAACCTTCGGCATTGTCGTGCTCGAAGCGTGGAGCGCGGGGCTTCCCGTGCTGGCCTCGGCGGTCGGCGGCCTCAAACAGCTCGTGCGCGACGGTGAAAACGGGCTGCTTTTCGAGCCGGACAATCTCGGCAGCCTTCTGAACGCCTACCGGACCTTGTCGCGCTACGGACTCAAGGACAAGCTCGCGGCGAACGCCCGCCGCGAAGCCGAAACTCGTTACAGCTACAACACCATGAGCAGCCGTCTCGCCGAGTTCTACCGCGAAAGCATCGAGGAACGGAACGCCTGA